From one Triticum aestivum cultivar Chinese Spring chromosome 4B, IWGSC CS RefSeq v2.1, whole genome shotgun sequence genomic stretch:
- the LOC123093479 gene encoding MDIS1-interacting receptor like kinase 1-like, with amino-acid sequence MAASATGLSSTARFFFSLSFSLSLLCCVAVSNAAGDEAAALLAIRASLVDPLGELRGWGSAPHCGWKGVSCNARGAVTGLNLAGMNLSGTIPEDVLGLTALTSIVLQSNAFVGDLPVALVSIPTLREFDVSDNGFTGRFPAGLRACASLTNFNASGNNFVGPLPADIGNATELETLDVRGGFFSGTIPKSYGKLQKLKFLGLSGNNLNGALPVELFELTALEQIIIGYNEFTGPIPAAIGKLKNLQYLDMAIGGLEGPIPPELGRLQELDTVFLYKNNIDGKIPKELGNLSSLVMLDLSDNALTGAIPPELAQLTNLQLLNLMCNRLKGGVPAGVGELPKLEVLELWNNSLTGPLPPSLGAAQPLQWLDVSTNALSGPVPAGLCDSGNLTKLILFNNVFTGPIPASLTKCSSLVRVRAHNNRLNGTVPAGLGRLPHLQRLELAGNELSGEIPDDLALSTSLSFIDLSHNQLRSALPSNILSIPTLQTFAAADNELIGGVPDELGDCRSLSALDLSSNRLSGAIPTSLALCQRLVSLSLRSNRFTGQIPGAVAMMPTLSILDLSNNFLSGEIPSNFGSSPALEMLSVAYNNLTGPVPATGLLRTINPDDLAGNPGLCGGVLPACSANALRASSSEASGLRRSHVKHIAAGWAIGISIALLACGAVFLGKLLYQRWYVHGCCDDTVDEDGSGSWPWRLTAFQRLSFTSAEVLACIKEDNIVGMGGMGVVYRAEMPRHHAVVAVKKLWRAAGCPDQEGTVDVESAAGGEFAAEVKLLGRLRHRNVVRMLGYVSNDVDTMVLYEYMVNGSLWEALHGRGKGKQLVDWVSRYNVAAGVAAGLAYLHHDCRPAVIHRDVKSSNVLLDPNMEAKIADFGLARVMARPNETVSVVAGSYGYIAPEYGYTLKVDQKSDIYSFGVVLMELLTGRRPIEPEYGESNIDIVGWIRERLRTNTGVEELLDAGVGGRVDHVREEMLLVLRIAVLCTAKSPKDRPTMRDVVTMLAEAKPRRKSSSATVVATVVDKDKPVFSTSPDSGYL; translated from the coding sequence ATGGCGGCGAGTGCTACTGGGCTGAGTAGCACTGCGCGGTTCTTCTTCTCCCTGTCCTTCTCCCTGTCGCTCCTGTGCTGCGTCGCGGTGTCCAAtgccgccggcgacgaggccgcgGCGCTGCTGGCCATCAGGGCCTCGCTCGTGGACCCGCTGGGGGAGCTCCGCGGGTGGGGCTCTGCGCCGCATTGCGGCTGGAAGGGCGTGAGCTGCAACGCCCGGGGCGCGGTCACCGGCCTCAACCTCGCCGGCATGAACCTGAGCGGCACCATCCCGGAAGACGTCCTCGGCCTCACCGCCCTCACTTCGATCGTCCTTCAGAGCAACGCGTTCGTCGGCGACCTGCCGGTGGCGCTGGTGTCAATCCCGACGCTCCGCGAGTTCGACGTTAGTGACAACGGCTTCACCGGCCGGTTCCCTGCTGGCCTCCGCGCGTGTGCCTCACTGACTAACTTCAATGCGTCGGGCAATAACTTCGTCGGCCCGCTCCCGGCGGATATCGGCAATGCCACCGAGCTCGAGACGCTCGACGTCCGGGGCGGCTTCTTCTCCGGCACGATCCCCAAGAGCTACGGCAAGCTCCAGAAGCTCAAGTTCTTGGGGCTCTCGGGCAACAACCTCAACGGCGCTCTTCCAGTTGAGCTATTCGAGCTCACGGCATTGGAGCAGATCATCATCGGCTACAACGAGTTCACCGGCCCAATCCCGGCAGCCATTGGCAAGCTCAAGAACCTCCAGTACCTTGACATGGCGATCGGCGGCCTGGAAGGTCCCATCCCGCCTGAGCTCGGCCGGCTGCAGGAGCTCGACACAGTGTTCCTTTACAAGAATAACATCGACGGTAAGATACCCAAGGAGCTCGGCAACCTGTCGTCCCTCGTCATGCTCGACCTCTCCGACAACGCGCTCACCGGCGCGATCCCGCCAGAGCTGGCACAGCTCACCAACCTGCAGCTGCTCAACCTCATGTGCAACCGGCTCAAGGGCGGCGTCCCGGCCGGCGTCGGCGAGCTCCCCAAGCTGGAGGTGCTGGAGCTGTGGAACAACTCCCTCACCGGCCCTCTGCCGCCGTCGCTCGGTGCCGCGCAGCCTCTGCAGTGGCTGGACGTCTCGACAAACGCGCTGTCCGGGCCGGTGCCCGCCGGCCTCTGCGACAGCGGCAACCTGACCAAGCTGATATTGTTCAACAATGTCTTCACGGGCCCGATCCCAGCGAGCCTCACCAAGTGCTCGTCGCTGGTCCGTGTGCGCGCGCACAACAACCGGCTTAACGGCACAGTGCCGGCAGGACTCGGGCGGCTGCCGCATCTTCAGCGCCTGGAGCTCGCGGGCAACGAGCTCTCCGGCGAGATCCCAGACGACCTGGCGCTCTCGACGTCGCTCTCCTTCATCGATCTCTCGCACAACCAGCTGCGGTCGGCGCTGCCATCGAACATTCTCTCCATCCCGACGCTGCAGACGTTCGCCGCCGCGGACAACGAGCTGATCGGCGGTGTGCCTGATGAGCTCGGCGATTGCCGGTCACTCTCCGCCCTCGACCTATCGAGCAACCGGCTTTCCGGCGCGATACCGACCAGCCTCGCGTTGTGCCAGCGGCTCGTATCGCTGAGCCTTCGGAGCAACCGCTTCACCGGCCAAATTCCAGGGGCGGTCGCCATGATGCCGACATTGTCCATCCTCGATCTCTCCAACAACTTCCTCTCCGGCGAGATACCGAGCAACTTCGGCAGCTCGCCGGCGCTCGAGATGCTCAGCGTGGCGTACAACAACCTCACCGGTCCCGTGCCAGCAACGGGGTTGTTGAGGACAATTAACCCTGACGACCTTGCCGGGAACCCGGGCCTCTGCGGCGGCGTCCTTCCAGCGTGCTCAGCCAACGCTCTGCGGGCTTCATCGTCGGAAGCCTCGGGCCTCCGGCGTTCGCACGTAAAGCACATTGCCGCCGGGTGGGCGATCGGTATCTCGATCGCGCTCCTGGCCTGCGGTGCTGTCTTCCTTGGCAAGCTGCTGTACCAGCGATGGTACGTCCATGGATGCTGCGACGACACCGTGGACGAAGACGGGAGCGGCTCGTGGCCGTGGCGACTCACGGCATTCCAGCGGCTGAGCTTCACCAGCGCAGAGGTGCTCGCCTGCATCAAGGAGGACAACATCGTCGGCATGGGCGGCATGGGGGTGGTGTACCGTGCCGAGATGCCGCGCCACCACGCCGTGGTCGCTGTGAAGAAGCTGTGGCGCGCGGCGGGATGCCCCGATCAGGAGGGCACGGTGGACGTGGAGTCGGCGGCCGGAGGCGAGTTTGCCGCCGAGGTAAAGCTCCTCGGCCGGCTCCGACACCGGAACGTGGTGCGCATGCTGGGGTACGTGAGCAACGACGTCGACACGATGGTGCTGTACGAGTACATGGTGAACGGCAGCCTGTGGGAGGCGCTGCACGGGCGAGGGAAGGGGAAGCAGCTGGTGGACTGGGTGTCCCGGTACAACGTGGCGGCGGGCGTCGCCGCCGGGCTCGCCTACCTGCACCACGACTGCCGGCCGGCGGTGATCCACCGCGACGTCAAGTCCAGCAACGTGCTCCTGGACCCCAACATGGAGGCCAAGATTGCCGACTTCGGGCTGGCCCGCGTCATGGCGCGGCCCAACGAGACCGTCTCCGTCGTCGCCGGCTCCTATGGCTACATCGCGCCGGAGTACGGGTACACGCTGAAGGTGGACCAGAAGAGCGACATCTACAGCTTCGGAGTGGTGCTCATGGAGCTGCTCACAGGGCGGCGGCCCATCGAGCCGGAGTACGGCGAGAGCAACATTGACATCGTCGGCTGGATCAGGGAGCGGCTGCGCACCAACACCGGCGTGGAGGAGCTGCTCGACGCCGGCGTCGGGGGACGCGTCGACCACGTCCGGGAGGAGATGCTGCTGGTACTGCGGATCGCGGTGCTGTGCACGGCCAAGTCCCCCAAGGACCGGCCGACGATGCGCGACGTGGTGACCATGCTCGCGGAGGCCAAGCCGCGCCGGAAGAGCAGCAGCGCCACCGTGGTCGCCACCGTCGTCGACAAGGACAAGCCGGTGTTCTCCACGTCGCCGGACTCCGGTTACCTGTAG